A genomic stretch from Limanda limanda chromosome 11, fLimLim1.1, whole genome shotgun sequence includes:
- the LOC133014203 gene encoding E3 ubiquitin-protein ligase TRIM39-like produces the protein MASASSLLSEERLLCSICLDVFTDPVSIVCGHNFCSSCLHTYWDSGDTCQCPMCKREFSTRPELQVNTVMSELADEFKKLVQVRASTPGPQLPAVDVLCDFCSELKEKAVKSCLTCLTSFCESHLEPHRRVAVLKGHTLLEPVKNLDDRMCETHNKMTELYCLKEQAFICVLCLKADHKGHKAVPLEEQYEKVAATKDKAQANMQKLIQKRIEKIAEVEKLLDVSWVDSEKEEQATVQVFTELIQSIQTSQAELVEAIQQRHRGIKQKGEEFLKELRREVTELKSRSSQLEHLSQSQDHYRFLQSFQTLSKPPHESCPDTDLGPDLSFQATRGHLTRLKQRVEEMMEEIPEIRLKRMREHAVDLTLDPDTANYLLVISEDGKQVTVEDNIEKDKVKDNPKRFAYCQVLAKEGFMTGKFYFEVQVKGKIGWFVGVVRESVERKSWRGRSVEDGYWCIGLVEGKYLTTADLKPIILIEELQKLGVFVDYNKGEVSFYNADSKSLIGCITGCCFTEKLYPYFYPQLNYNGNSAPLIITPVPQTH, from the coding sequence aTGGCTTCAGCCAGctctctgctgtcagaggagaggTTACTGTGTTCCATCTGTCTGGACGTGTTCACAGACCCAGTCTCGATCGTGTGTGGACACAACTTCTGCAGCTCATGTCTCCACACGTACTGGGACAGCGGAGACACCTGCCAGTGTCCCATGTGCAAACGGGAATTCTCCACAAGACCTGAACTTCAAGTCAACACTGTCATGTCAGAGTTAGCTGATGAGTTTAAGAAGTTGGTTCAAGTCAGAGCCTCGACTCCAGGCCCACAGCTTCCTGCTGTTGACGTTCTTTGTGACTTCTGCTCTGAGCTAAAAGAAAAGGCCGTTAAATCTTGCCTGACGTGTCTGACTTCTTTCTGTGAGTCACACCTGGAGCCGCATCGGAGAGTTGCTGTGCTCAAAGGTCACACATTGTTAGAGCCAGTGAAGAATCTCGACGACAGGATGTGcgagacacacaacaagatgACCGAGCTGTACTGCTTGAAGGAGCAGGCCTTCATTTGCGTCCTGTGTCTGAAAGCTGATCACAAGGGTCACAAGGCCGTCCCCCTGGAGGAGCAATATGAAAAAGTGGCGGCAACAAAAGATAAGGCACAGGCAAACATGCAGAAGTTGATACAGAAACGGATTGAGAAGATAGCGGAGGTTGAAAAATTACTCGATGTCAGCTGGGTAGATTCTGAAAAAGAGGAACAAGCCACCGTGCAGGTGTTCACCGAGTTGATCCAGTCCATTCAGACGAGCCAGGCCGAGCTGGTTGAGGCGATCCagcagaggcacagaggaataaagcaAAAGGGTGAAGAGTTTCTCAAAGAACTGAGGAGGGAAGTGACTGAGCTCAAGAGCCGAAGCAGtcagctggaacatctgtcacagtcacaggatcACTATCGTTTCCTCCAGAGCTTCCAGACCTTGTCCAAACCTCCACACGAGAGCTGTCCCGACACAGACCTCGGCCCTGACCTGTCTTTCCAGGCAACACGAGGTCACCTGACTCGGCTGAAACAGAGAGTCGAGGAAATGATGGAAGAGATTCCTGAGATCAGATTGAAAAGAATGAGAGAGCACGCGGTCGACTTGACCCTTGACCCTGACACTGCAAATTACTTACTTGTCATAAGCGAAGACGGAAAACAAGTTACAGTAGAAGACAACATTGAAAAGGACAAAGTTAAAGACAATCCGAAGAGATTTGCATATTGTCAGGTTTTGGCAAAAGAGGGATTCATGACAGGgaagttttactttgaggtgCAGGTGAAAGGAAAGATAGGTTGGTTCGTTGGCGTGGTCAGGGAGTCGGTGGAGAGAAAGAGCTGGAGGGGTCGGTCAGTTGAAGATGGATATTGGTGCATTGGATTGGTTGAGGGCAAATATCTAACAACTGCAGACTTAAAACCTATAATATTGATAGAAGAGCTTCAGAAGTTGGGCGTCTTTGTAGACTACAACAAAGGTGAGGTGTCTTTTTACAATGCAGACTCTAAATCACTCATCGGTTGTATCACAGGCTGCTGCTTTACAGAGAAACTTTATCCGTACTTCTACCCTCAGTTGAATTATAATGGAAACTCCGCCCCTCTGATCATTACACCTGTACCTCAAACTCACTAG